CAACAGCAGCAAAAACAGTTTCATTGATATAAACCTGAACCTGGAACAAAcccatatgaagatgaagaagaaaaaagaacgaaacaaaattttataaattatgggtttgagaataattttttccTAAACAATGGATACACGCCCTTCAGATTTCTGAACGTGGGCTTCACAGTGGAGAAATCTGAGAAATAGGTGTGACCGtagttttcaaaagaaaaaacaaggtcACAAGGTTTTACAAACATAATAGAACCTATTTAATTAGCATGGACTTCGATAAAACTCATCAAACCAGTTCTTGGGGAGTAACTAATTTCGAGTAAGCTATTTTTGATGGTTTTTAATGATTAATTTCCTTGATATATTAACTCTTTTCTCGTTTATAAAATCCCTTTATAAACAACATTCGTTTAAATTGTTTTGATTTGAATATATTTGAATTATACcgattaaaaatatatatatatatatatctgaattattgtttttcctttttaaatAAGCGAAGGAGAAACATTGTACTTTCGAATCGATTGACGACGTGAGTCATGATTttgttacaaaaatattttccaaaaataagagATTAGTTTCGATAGTTTAAGTTAGTAATTGATATTGACTAGTAGTTTAAGTTAATTAATATTGAGCAGTAGATGAAtccaaaccttttttttttcttttcctactTGGATTCCAATTATTAAAAAAAGAccctttccaaaaatattttcttggttgATATATATAGTTTTGTACCTAGAGATATTTTGTATTTTACACCAAATCAATAAGCTTGCACTTACGATTATATTGCCAGCAATAATATTGAatcctaaccaaaacttgttttctgGGCTGTATACAGATTAAAAAAGCTCCATGGATTACTTTAACATCCTACCATTAGAGATTCAGTTAGACATATTCAGTAGAGTACCAGCTGAATCGATCTGGGATTCCAAATTAGTATGTAAGACTTGGAATAATCTTGTTTATCATTGGTCGTTCTCTCGGATGCACTTGGATCGAATTAATCACAATGATTCAGGTAAGTTGGGTTTCCTTGTTTCAACTAAATATATTTATGTTCAAGAATTTAAATATTTTGAATATAATCAGAATTATGAATCAACAACACCAATCGAGAGAATCATAAGGGTTAATTTAAAAGCTCCGTTTTATTGTACTAACATCGTTGGGTCGTGTAATGGCTTGATCTGTCTTGGTGGACGCCCgtctatatgtatttgtaatccCATCACTAGGGAACATCTCATGCTTTCCAAAATACAGTTTAGTGACACTGATAGGTGTGCTAATTGGACTAGCGGGTTTGGTTACATTTCTTCAACAAACGAATACAAAGTTGTAGGTATACGTGTGTCCCCTTTGCAGACCAAGATTATAGAAGTCTACGTATACACTCTAGGCAGCGGCAATGGATGGAGAAACCTTGGAACATTCAATATTGATTTCGGTCTAACTTATATGAAACAAGGGATCTTTGCTAATGGAGCTCTTTATTGGATCAACACAGATTTAGAAATGATCTTTACCTTCGATTTGACTAAAGAAAAATTTCGTGAACATCTTTCACCGCCTCCTTTGCCACCAAACGGTAATTGGTGTCATAACAAAGTAGGAGTTTTGGACGGGTTTTTGTATTTTGCTGTTTGGCTATCTATCGGAGGAGATGAAGGCTATAGCTGTTTTGACATTTGGCTATTAGAAAAAAAGAATGACATGAAAGGACCAGAGGAACATCAGTCATTCGGTTGGACTAAAAAGTTTAGGCTTGAAGATGACCAACTAATAGCCGTTACCAAGAGTGGAAAGATCTTAAATCACACTGGTAACTATCTCAATATTTACGACCCAAAAGTTGCTGCCTCAAAAAGGCTTGTGGATTTTGAGGAATGGATTCGTGAAATATATCCTCACAAGAGCA
This DNA window, taken from Papaver somniferum cultivar HN1 chromosome 3, ASM357369v1, whole genome shotgun sequence, encodes the following:
- the LOC113360240 gene encoding uncharacterized protein LOC113360240 translates to MIQFSDTDRCANWTSGFGYISSTNEYKVVGIRVSPLQTKIIEVYVYTLGSGNGWRNLGTFNIDFGLTYMKQGIFANGALYWINTDLEMIFTFDLTKEKFREHLSPPPLPPNGNWCHNKVGVLDGFLYFAVWLSIGGDEGYSCFDIWLLEKKNDMKGPEEHQSFGWTKKFRLEDDQLIAVTKSGKILNHTGNYLNIYDPKVAASKRLVDFEEWIREIYPHKSTLISLKQLGEEDTEIMESIEFEKTESCGFPSQQPEEVEALDTLVSLKESILEKKIPR